From Camelina sativa cultivar DH55 chromosome 7, Cs, whole genome shotgun sequence, one genomic window encodes:
- the LOC104702052 gene encoding ERAD-associated E3 ubiquitin-protein ligase component HRD3A-like gives MRVSCYRIVVLALLLIFSLVINRVQAQYFVLNFPDDIFLSDFDNNSTNAYSDDGEFGQTESISEQEVDPGSWRPIFELNNSSTVDLTLTPYYSGLQKIISAASEGNTRLMEEAVTELEASASAGDLHAKSVMGFVYGIGMIRETSEAKSFQQHQLAAEGGDMQSKMALAYRYIRLDLHDKAARLYRELAETTFNRFMISKDYTTFVPIIRIHRGTYEDKNMLRKFHGEDSEDFKIVEHYAQIGYPSSMYRVGLFYYFGMRGLRRDHAKGVYWFSKAAEKGELNSMGIMGDIYSRGAGVERNYTKALQCLTLAAEQGLYSAFNGLGYLYLKGYGVAKNYTKAREYFEKAADSEDLSGMYYLGMLYLKGIGVKRDVKQATKYFLVAANAELPKAIYQMAKMLHVSARIKNNLNMLKLAAALYKSVAERGPWSSLSRWALESYVKGDLGKAFILYSRMAELGYEVAQSNAAWILHKYGEKSMCMGVSGFCMDKERHERAHDLWLRASKQGNDYAALLVGDAYYYGRGKERDFVRATEAYMYATSLSNAQAMFNLGYMHEYGQGIPYDLNLAKSYYNQALENEPVSKLPNMSIMLAFVRLWVHRNYVDISIMVTLLLASIIIVLHLRERRRHLRVLIGSHRS, from the exons ATGAGAGTATCATGTTACAGGATCGTAGTCTTGGCTCTTCTGCTCATTTTCTCACTTGTTATTAATCGAGTTCAGGCGCAGTACTTCGTCCTCAATTTCCCGGATGACATTTTTCTAAGTGACTTTGACAATAACAGCACCAACGCATACTCTGACGACGGCGAGTTCGGGCAAACAGAATCAATATCCGAGCAGGAAGTTGATCCTGGCTCTTGGCGCCCAATCTTTGAGCTGAACAACTCTTCTACCGTTGACCTTACGTTGACGCCGTACTACTCTGGCCTCCAGAAGATTATCTCTGCGGCGAGCGAAGGAAACACCAGGTTGATGGAGGAAGCAGTTACAGAGCTAGAAGCGTCTGCATCAGCGGGAGATCTGCACGCGAAATCTGTGATGGGGTTTGTGTATGGGATCGGGATGATACGAGAGACGAGTGAAGCCAAATCGTTTCAACAACATCAGTTAGCGGCAGAGGGAGGGGATATGCAATCAAAGATGGCACTTGCATACAGATATATAAGGCTAGAT TTGCATGATAAAGCTGCCCGATTGTATAGAGAACTAGCAGAGACAACATTCAATAGATTTATGATCTCTAAGGACTACACCACGTTTGTACCAATTATTAGAATTCATAGAGGAACATATGAAGATAAAAATATGCTAAGGAAATTCCACGGGGAAGATAGTGAAGATTTCAAGATAGTAGAACACTATGCACAGATTGGTTACCCTTCATCAATGTACAGAGTTGGTTTATTTTACTACTTTGGTATGAGAGGACTAAGACGTGATCACGCCAAGGGAGTTTACTGGTTTTCAAAGGCAGCAGAAAAGGGAGAGCTGAATTCAATGGGAATCATGGGTGATATATATTCCCGAGGAGCTGGTGTTGAGAGAAATTATACCAAAGCGTTACAATGTCTCACACTTGCTGCAGAACAAGGTCTCTATTCAGCATTTAACGGCCTCGGGTACTTGTATCTCAAAGGCTATGGAGTAGCTAAAAACTATACTAAG GCAAGAGAATATTTTGAGAAGGCTGCTGATAGTGAAGACCTAAGTGGGATGTATTACCTTGGAATGTTGTATCTTAAAGGCATTGGAGTCAAAAGAGATGTAAAGCAGGCAACCAAATACTTCCTTGTGGCTGCAAATGCTGAACTACCAAAGGCTATTTATCAAATGGCCAAAATGTTACATGTTTCCGCCAGGATCAAGAATAACCTAAACATGCTGAAATTG GCTGCAGCTCTTTACAAGTCAGTAGCGGAAAGAGGACCATGGAGTTCTCTATCTAGATGGGCTCTTGAATCTTACGTTAAAGGTGATTTGGGAAAGGCTTTTATATTGTACTCAAGAATGGCAGAGCTTGGTTACGAAGTAGCACAAAGTAACGCTGCATGGATCCTCCATAAATACGGTGAAAAGAGCATGTGTATGGGAGTTTCTGGATTTTGCATGGATAAAGAGAGGCATGAGCGGGCTCATGATTTGTGGTTGCGTGCCTCTAAACAAGGAAACGACTATGCTGCTTTGCTTGTGGGAGATGCATATTACTATGGCCGG GGTAAGGAGAGGGATTTTGTACGTGCAACAGAGGCATACATGTATGCAACATCTCTATCAAATGCACAAGCTATGTTCAACCTCGGTTACATGCATGAATATGGACAAGGGATTCCCTATGATCTCAATCTTGCTAAAAGTTACTACAATCAAGCCCTCGAGAATGAACCTGTCTCCAAATTGCCTAATATGTCTATCATGCTTGCTTTTGTGAGGTTGTGGGTTCACAGAAACTATGTTGATATTTCCATCATGGTGACTCTTCTTCTAGCCTCTATTATAATTGTTCTACATCTCCGTGAGAGACGGCGACACCTCAGAGTTCTTATCGGATCACATCGGTCCTGA